From one Hyphomicrobiales bacterium genomic stretch:
- the ald gene encoding alanine dehydrogenase → MLIGVPKEIKVREYRVGMTPTNVREVVAHGHSVLVETGAGDGIGITDAVYEQAGAKIAATAADVFAKADMIVKVKEPQAVERKMLRKGQVLFTYLHLAPDPAQTKDLVDSGATCIAYETVTSSAGTLPLLAPMSEVAGRLSIQAGAYFLEKAHGGHGVLLGGVPGVDPAKVVVIGGGVVGRHAIHIALGMGADVWVIDRSVDVLRSLWMQFGRPLNTVFSTRDAIEKHCMEADLVIGGVLIPGAAAPKLVTRDLVAKMKTGSVIVDVAIDQGGCCETSKPTTHDDPTYIVDGVIHYCVANMPGAVPKTSAHALNNATLPFVMALADKGWRKALKDNPHLKNGLNVHEGKITHPAVAEALGYAFVDPDSVL, encoded by the coding sequence ATGCTCATCGGCGTACCCAAAGAGATCAAGGTTCGAGAGTACCGGGTCGGCATGACGCCGACGAACGTGCGCGAGGTCGTAGCGCATGGCCACAGCGTCCTCGTGGAAACCGGTGCGGGCGATGGCATCGGCATCACGGATGCCGTCTATGAGCAGGCCGGCGCAAAGATCGCCGCCACTGCCGCCGACGTCTTCGCCAAGGCCGACATGATCGTGAAGGTCAAAGAGCCCCAGGCCGTGGAGCGCAAGATGCTGCGCAAGGGCCAGGTGCTGTTCACCTACCTGCACCTTGCTCCCGATCCGGCCCAGACCAAGGACCTCGTCGACAGTGGCGCCACCTGCATCGCCTACGAGACCGTGACGTCCTCTGCCGGCACTCTGCCGCTGCTCGCACCGATGTCCGAGGTCGCCGGCCGCCTCTCCATTCAGGCGGGGGCCTACTTCCTCGAGAAGGCCCATGGCGGCCACGGTGTTCTCCTCGGCGGCGTGCCGGGGGTCGATCCCGCGAAGGTGGTCGTCATCGGCGGCGGCGTCGTCGGCCGCCACGCCATCCACATCGCCCTCGGCATGGGCGCCGACGTCTGGGTGATCGACCGCAGCGTCGACGTGCTGCGCTCCCTCTGGATGCAGTTCGGCCGCCCGCTCAACACCGTCTTTTCCACCCGTGACGCCATCGAGAAGCACTGCATGGAAGCGGACCTCGTCATCGGTGGCGTTCTCATCCCCGGCGCGGCCGCACCCAAGCTCGTCACGCGCGATCTGGTCGCCAAGATGAAAACCGGCTCGGTGATCGTCGACGTCGCCATCGACCAGGGCGGCTGCTGTGAGACCTCCAAGCCGACGACGCACGACGACCCGACCTACATCGTCGATGGCGTCATCCACTATTGCGTCGCCAACATGCCCGGTGCCGTGCCCAAGACCTCGGCCCATGCCCTCAACAACGCCACGCTTCCGTTCGTGATGGCGCTTGCCGACAAGGGCTGGCGCAAGGCCCTCAAGGACAATCCTCATCTCAAGAACGGCCTCAACGTGCACGAAGGCAAGATCACGCACCCGGCCGTCGCCGAGGCCCTTGGCTATGCCTTCGTCGATCCGGACAGTGTCCTCTGA
- a CDS encoding ABC transporter permease subunit has product MDLLSMLGLRKSSFVERKTVTFGDESAITANRIASILSVFAIFLFWGVFTGSRLVPFHAPAPFLGTTNVSYTVVGEDGAKGEAKVTIVVIERGESPPARPTELASDGPATDDFAYTNARIGASVSVLANDRDKGKGLTITSVAGQAIKVSESVPVDGGEVILAPGNRLFFKPYLGWQTDPVYLPPPEGVVSRFIEIWNSGYRNSTLSEHVGYSLFRVFVGFILGSLIGIPLGFAMGLNGWVRGWFDPIVEFMRPVPPLALIPLVIIWAGIGEVAKIILLFLAALWIMAIGARAGVSGVGIQKVHAAYSLGASRWQILSRVIFPNALPEIFTAARVAMGVCWSTVVAAELVAAEKGSGMMIMVASKFQLTDIVIMGIIIIGVIGYTIDVAMRVIERWLVPWRGKD; this is encoded by the coding sequence ATGGACCTGCTCTCAATGCTCGGACTGCGCAAGTCCAGCTTCGTCGAGCGCAAGACCGTTACATTCGGCGACGAGAGCGCGATCACCGCCAACCGCATCGCCTCCATCCTCTCGGTCTTTGCGATATTCCTCTTCTGGGGTGTCTTCACAGGCTCGCGGCTGGTGCCGTTCCACGCTCCGGCGCCGTTCCTTGGAACCACGAACGTATCCTACACGGTGGTGGGCGAGGATGGTGCCAAGGGCGAGGCGAAGGTGACGATCGTCGTCATCGAGCGGGGCGAAAGCCCCCCCGCCAGGCCCACGGAGCTGGCGTCCGACGGGCCGGCGACGGATGATTTCGCCTACACCAACGCGCGCATCGGGGCCTCTGTCAGCGTGCTCGCGAACGACCGCGACAAGGGCAAGGGGCTGACGATAACCAGCGTCGCGGGGCAGGCCATCAAGGTTTCCGAGAGTGTACCCGTCGACGGCGGTGAGGTCATCCTCGCCCCCGGCAACCGCCTCTTCTTCAAGCCCTATCTCGGCTGGCAAACCGATCCCGTCTATCTGCCGCCGCCCGAGGGAGTCGTCAGCCGCTTCATCGAGATATGGAATTCCGGCTATCGGAATTCGACGCTCAGCGAGCATGTCGGCTATTCGCTCTTTCGCGTCTTCGTCGGTTTCATTCTCGGCAGCCTGATCGGCATTCCGCTCGGCTTTGCGATGGGGCTCAACGGCTGGGTGCGCGGCTGGTTCGATCCGATCGTCGAGTTCATGCGCCCGGTGCCGCCGCTCGCGCTCATTCCACTGGTCATCATCTGGGCGGGAATCGGGGAAGTCGCCAAGATCATCCTCCTCTTCCTCGCCGCGCTCTGGATCATGGCGATCGGCGCACGGGCGGGCGTTTCGGGGGTCGGCATCCAGAAGGTGCATGCGGCCTACAGCCTCGGGGCCTCGCGCTGGCAGATTCTCTCGCGGGTCATCTTCCCCAACGCGCTGCCGGAAATTTTCACTGCCGCGCGCGTCGCCATGGGCGTCTGCTGGTCGACGGTGGTCGCGGCCGAACTCGTCGCGGCCGAGAAGGGCTCCGGCATGATGATCATGGTGGCCTCGAAATTCCAGCTCACCGACATCGTCATCATGGGCATCATCATCATCGGCGTCATCGGCTATACGATCGACGTGGCGATGCGGGTGATCGAGCGCTGGCTGGTGCCTTGGCGGGGCAAGGACTGA
- a CDS encoding taurine ABC transporter substrate-binding protein, with amino-acid sequence MKILWTVAAAGIAAAGIASAPQPSTAAPSEITVAYFLEWPMPFQYAKVMGTYEKALGIKINWRAFETGTAMSAAMASGDVHLSVSQGVPPFVVATSAGQDLQIVDIAVSYSENDNCVVRASHGITKDNAKAIEGKKVGVPIGTAAHFGFLKQMAHFGIDTSKLEIVDMSPQDGAAAFAGGNLDMVCGWGGALRRMKEHGNVLLTGAEKEALGIFVFDVTSAPSTFVAENPDLVAKFLRVTADANQMYLSKAAEMIPVIAKDAGMDEVATKATLDNFHFPTVDEQLGEKWFGGGTPTFVKGVADFFVSTGNIPSARDSYESAINTGPLQAAKGM; translated from the coding sequence ATGAAAATCCTTTGGACTGTCGCAGCGGCGGGCATCGCCGCCGCGGGCATCGCCTCGGCCCCGCAGCCGAGCACCGCTGCCCCGAGCGAGATCACGGTCGCGTACTTCCTCGAATGGCCGATGCCGTTCCAGTACGCCAAGGTCATGGGCACCTATGAGAAGGCGCTCGGGATCAAGATCAACTGGCGTGCATTCGAGACGGGCACGGCGATGTCGGCGGCCATGGCGTCAGGCGACGTGCACCTTTCGGTCAGCCAGGGCGTGCCGCCGTTCGTGGTCGCGACCTCGGCCGGACAGGACCTCCAGATCGTCGATATCGCGGTCAGCTATTCCGAGAACGACAACTGCGTGGTGCGCGCCTCGCACGGCATCACCAAGGACAACGCCAAGGCGATCGAGGGCAAGAAGGTCGGCGTGCCGATCGGCACGGCGGCGCACTTCGGCTTCCTCAAGCAGATGGCGCACTTCGGCATCGACACCAGCAAGCTCGAGATCGTCGACATGTCGCCGCAGGATGGCGCGGCCGCGTTCGCCGGCGGCAACCTCGACATGGTGTGCGGCTGGGGCGGCGCACTGCGGCGCATGAAGGAGCACGGCAACGTGCTGCTGACCGGAGCCGAAAAGGAAGCCCTCGGGATTTTCGTCTTCGACGTGACGAGCGCGCCTTCCACGTTCGTCGCCGAGAACCCGGATCTCGTCGCCAAGTTCCTGCGCGTCACCGCGGACGCCAACCAGATGTATCTCTCCAAGGCCGCCGAGATGATCCCCGTGATCGCCAAGGACGCGGGCATGGACGAAGTCGCCACGAAGGCGACGCTCGACAACTTCCACTTCCCGACCGTCGACGAGCAGCTCGGCGAGAAGTGGTTCGGCGGCGGCACGCCGACCTTCGTGAAGGGCGTGGCCGACTTCTTCGTCTCCACCGGCAACATCCCCTCGGCGCGCGACTCCTACGAGAGCGCGATCAACACCGGTCCGTTGCAGGCCGCCAAGGGCATGTGA
- a CDS encoding aminotransferase class I/II-fold pyridoxal phosphate-dependent enzyme encodes MRDLLFHLQPQGQSSLQSQIREKLVDAITGGQIPRNERLPSSRQLSRMLGVSRNTVTLAYQTLIDDGFIVARERSGYFVNEAVLDGRLSAPSRQRDGHIDWTGRFRVRPSRQANISKPTDWHRHPFPFIYGQVDDALFPVAEWRDCSRRALGRQWLDTWTADHHASDDAMLVEQIRTRILPRRGILADDDEILITVGAQQALYLVASLFVTPRMRVGIENPGYPDIRNIFSLRTDAVVPLPLDAGGLLVGPEIAGCGLVYTTPSHQAPTGVTMPDERRRALLAWAESSDALIVEDDYELETNFVSKPSPALKSWDRDGRVIYASSLSKTLFPGLRLGFIVADPEVIREARALRRLMVRHPPNLPQRTAALFIALGHYESMLMRYRRSLAVRWAEMRRSVRVHLPRHELMPSLGGSSVWLRGPEGFDANRLAREVLEEGVVLEPGDIYFADRDPPRNCYRLGFSSIDVGAIDEGIRRIAEVSRRQEQRSPGSP; translated from the coding sequence ATGCGTGATCTGCTCTTTCATCTGCAGCCCCAGGGCCAGTCGAGCCTTCAGTCGCAGATTCGCGAAAAACTGGTCGATGCGATCACCGGCGGCCAGATTCCGAGGAACGAGCGCCTGCCGTCCTCGCGCCAGCTCTCGCGCATGCTCGGCGTCTCACGCAACACCGTGACGCTCGCGTATCAGACACTGATCGACGACGGCTTCATCGTCGCCCGCGAGCGCAGCGGCTATTTCGTCAACGAGGCGGTCCTCGACGGTCGCCTCTCGGCCCCCTCGCGCCAGCGCGACGGTCACATCGACTGGACCGGGCGCTTTCGCGTGCGCCCATCGCGCCAGGCCAACATCTCCAAGCCGACCGACTGGCACCGTCATCCGTTCCCGTTCATCTACGGTCAGGTCGACGATGCGCTCTTTCCGGTCGCCGAGTGGCGCGACTGCTCCCGCCGCGCGCTCGGCCGACAGTGGCTCGACACCTGGACCGCCGATCACCACGCCAGCGACGACGCCATGCTGGTCGAGCAGATCCGCACGCGCATCCTGCCACGCCGCGGCATCCTCGCCGACGACGACGAGATCCTGATCACCGTGGGTGCTCAGCAGGCTCTCTATCTCGTCGCGAGCCTCTTCGTGACCCCGCGCATGCGCGTCGGCATCGAAAACCCCGGCTATCCGGACATCCGCAACATCTTTTCGCTGCGCACCGATGCCGTCGTGCCACTTCCGCTCGATGCCGGCGGCCTCCTCGTCGGTCCCGAGATCGCGGGTTGCGGCCTCGTCTATACCACCCCGAGCCATCAGGCCCCGACCGGCGTGACGATGCCGGACGAGCGTCGACGCGCGCTGTTGGCCTGGGCCGAGAGCAGCGACGCGCTCATCGTAGAGGACGACTACGAACTCGAGACCAACTTCGTCTCCAAGCCCAGTCCAGCTTTGAAGTCGTGGGATCGCGACGGCCGCGTGATCTATGCCTCGAGCCTTTCGAAGACGCTCTTTCCGGGCCTGCGCCTGGGCTTCATCGTCGCCGATCCCGAGGTGATCCGCGAGGCACGCGCATTGCGGCGGTTGATGGTGCGCCATCCCCCCAACCTGCCGCAGCGCACCGCCGCCCTCTTCATCGCCCTCGGCCACTACGAATCGATGCTCATGCGCTACCGCCGCAGCCTCGCCGTTCGCTGGGCCGAGATGCGCCGCAGCGTGCGCGTGCACTTGCCGCGCCACGAACTGATGCCGAGCCTCGGCGGCTCCAGCGTGTGGCTGCGCGGGCCGGAAGGCTTCGATGCCAATCGTTTGGCCCGCGAGGTGCTCGAGGAAGGGGTTGTGCTCGAACCGGGCGACATCTATTTCGCCGACCGCGATCCGCCCCGCAACTGCTACCGCCTCGGCTTTTCGTCCATCGACGTCGGTGCCATCGACGAGGGCATACGGCGCATCGCCGAGGTCTCCCGGCGCCAGGAGCAGCGCTCGCCCGGCTCGCCATGA
- a CDS encoding ATP-binding cassette domain-containing protein, translating into MSDLTIENLSMTFRLPNGSAIEALKNINLTLKQGELLSVLGPSGCGKTTLLNIVAGFLAPTSGRAILGDHEIRGPHPERGMVFQKGALFEWMSVRRNIGFGPEMKGVPRAEINDIVDHLLITVGLKDFGDKMIYELSGGMQQRVALARCLANDPDLILMDEPLGALDALTREKMQGLVLRLWKETGKTIILITHSVEEALLLGERLLVMAPRPGRIHKEYRLPFAELGVATDLRQIKKHPEFAQRREEILEMIWDMEEEIMGRQEA; encoded by the coding sequence ATGTCGGACCTCACAATCGAAAACCTCTCGATGACCTTCCGGCTGCCGAACGGTTCGGCGATCGAAGCGCTCAAGAACATCAATCTCACGCTGAAGCAGGGCGAGCTGCTCTCGGTGCTCGGCCCATCCGGCTGCGGCAAGACGACGCTGCTCAACATCGTCGCCGGGTTCCTCGCACCGACCAGCGGGCGCGCCATCCTCGGTGACCACGAGATTCGAGGCCCACATCCCGAACGCGGCATGGTGTTCCAGAAGGGAGCGCTCTTCGAATGGATGAGCGTGCGCCGGAACATCGGGTTCGGGCCCGAGATGAAGGGGGTGCCACGGGCGGAGATCAACGACATCGTCGATCATCTCCTGATCACCGTGGGGCTCAAGGACTTCGGCGATAAGATGATCTACGAACTCTCGGGAGGCATGCAGCAGCGCGTCGCGCTCGCGCGCTGTCTGGCCAACGATCCCGACCTCATCCTCATGGACGAACCGCTCGGAGCCCTGGACGCGCTGACACGCGAGAAGATGCAAGGGCTCGTACTGAGGCTCTGGAAGGAAACCGGCAAGACCATCATCCTCATCACACATTCCGTCGAGGAAGCGCTGCTGCTCGGCGAACGGCTGCTGGTGATGGCGCCGCGACCCGGGCGCATCCACAAGGAATACCGCCTGCCGTTCGCCGAACTCGGCGTGGCAACGGACCTGCGCCAGATCAAGAAGCACCCCGAGTTCGCCCAAAGGCGCGAGGAAATCCTCGAGATGATCTGGGACATGGAAGAAGAAATCATGGGCCGGCAGGAGGCTTGA
- the xsc gene encoding sulfoacetaldehyde acetyltransferase — MRMTTEEAFVKVLQMHGIDQAFGIIGSAMMPISDIFPAAGITFWDCAHECNAGMMADGYTRSTGKMCMAIAQNGPGITNFVTPIKTAYWNHTPLLLVTPQAANRTIGQGGFQEIEQMALFEDMVCYQEEVRDPSRIAEVLNRVIEKAWRASAPAQINVPRDYWTQVIDIDLPQVVRLERPAGGESAVADAARLLSEARFPVILNGAGVVLGGAIEASRLLAERLDAPVCCGYQHNDAFPGSHPLFAGPLGYNGSRAAMELISKADVVLALGTRLNPFSTLPGYGIDYWPKDARIIQVDINPDRIGLTKKVTVGICGDARKVAEAILQRLAPAAGDAGRAERKALIHKTKSAWLQALSSMDHEDDDPGTTWNERARAAHPDRMSPRMAWRAIQAALPKEAIISSDIGNNCAIGNAYPTFEKGRKYLAPGLFGPCGYGFPSILGAKIGCPDVPVVGFAGDGAFGISMNELTACGRDEWPAITMVIFRNYQWGAEKRNSTLWFDDNFVGTELDLDVNYARIAEGCGLKGVQVTSMAALTEALRTAIDAQMNAKVTTLIEVILNQELGEPFRRDAMKRPVRVAGIRREDMRPQQGA; from the coding sequence GTGCGCATGACCACCGAGGAGGCCTTTGTCAAGGTGCTCCAGATGCATGGGATCGACCAGGCGTTCGGCATCATCGGCTCGGCCATGATGCCGATCTCGGATATTTTTCCGGCAGCCGGCATCACGTTCTGGGACTGCGCGCACGAGTGCAACGCCGGAATGATGGCCGACGGCTACACCCGCTCGACCGGCAAGATGTGCATGGCGATCGCGCAGAATGGGCCTGGCATCACCAATTTCGTAACGCCCATCAAGACCGCCTATTGGAACCACACGCCACTCCTGCTCGTTACCCCTCAGGCCGCCAACCGCACCATCGGTCAGGGCGGCTTTCAGGAGATCGAGCAGATGGCCCTCTTCGAGGATATGGTCTGCTACCAGGAAGAGGTGCGCGATCCGTCCCGCATCGCCGAGGTGTTGAACCGCGTCATCGAGAAGGCATGGCGGGCGAGCGCCCCTGCCCAGATCAACGTGCCGCGCGACTATTGGACCCAGGTGATCGACATCGATCTGCCCCAAGTCGTTCGCCTCGAGCGCCCGGCCGGCGGCGAGAGCGCCGTCGCCGATGCCGCCCGTCTGCTTTCCGAGGCGCGTTTTCCCGTGATCCTCAACGGCGCTGGTGTCGTCCTCGGCGGTGCCATCGAGGCGAGCCGCCTCCTCGCCGAACGGCTCGATGCGCCGGTCTGCTGCGGCTACCAGCACAACGACGCCTTTCCGGGCTCCCACCCGCTCTTTGCCGGACCGCTCGGCTACAACGGTTCGCGCGCGGCCATGGAGCTGATCTCGAAGGCCGACGTCGTGCTCGCGCTCGGCACCCGGCTCAACCCGTTCTCGACGCTTCCAGGCTACGGCATCGACTACTGGCCGAAGGACGCGCGGATCATCCAGGTGGATATCAATCCCGATCGCATCGGCCTCACCAAGAAGGTGACGGTCGGCATTTGCGGCGATGCCCGCAAGGTCGCCGAGGCGATCCTGCAGCGGCTCGCGCCGGCTGCGGGGGACGCTGGTCGCGCTGAGCGCAAGGCTCTGATCCACAAGACGAAGTCTGCCTGGCTGCAGGCCCTTTCGTCGATGGATCACGAGGACGACGATCCGGGGACCACCTGGAACGAGCGCGCCCGCGCCGCCCATCCGGACCGCATGTCGCCGCGCATGGCCTGGCGCGCCATCCAGGCGGCGCTGCCCAAGGAGGCGATCATTTCCTCCGACATCGGCAACAACTGCGCCATCGGCAACGCCTATCCGACCTTCGAAAAGGGGCGGAAATACCTGGCGCCTGGCCTTTTCGGCCCCTGCGGCTACGGTTTCCCCTCCATCCTCGGGGCCAAGATCGGTTGTCCCGACGTGCCTGTCGTGGGCTTCGCCGGCGACGGCGCCTTCGGCATCTCGATGAACGAGCTGACCGCCTGCGGCCGCGACGAATGGCCGGCCATAACGATGGTGATCTTCCGCAACTACCAGTGGGGAGCGGAAAAGCGCAATTCCACCCTCTGGTTCGACGACAATTTCGTCGGAACCGAGCTCGACCTCGACGTCAACTATGCGCGCATCGCCGAGGGCTGTGGCCTCAAAGGGGTGCAGGTGACGTCCATGGCGGCCCTGACGGAGGCGCTGCGCACCGCGATCGATGCTCAGATGAACGCCAAGGTCACGACCCTCATCGAGGTGATCCTCAACCAGGAACTCGGCGAACCGTTCCGTCGCGACGCCATGAAGAGGCCGGTTCGGGTCGCCGGCATCCGCCGGGAGGACATGCGCCCGCAGCAGGGCGCCTGA
- a CDS encoding cupin domain-containing protein — MSAGITFHAAPGSATARVLVDNERTTVTEWRFRPGENTGWHRHERDYVVVPMLDGRVRLAEPGGIERVVAMKAGEPYYRAAGVEHDVINAGDADYVFIEVEFK, encoded by the coding sequence ATGTCTGCGGGAATAACCTTCCACGCTGCTCCCGGTAGCGCCACGGCCCGCGTCCTCGTCGACAACGAGCGCACGACGGTGACCGAATGGCGTTTCCGTCCCGGTGAAAACACCGGATGGCACCGCCACGAGCGTGACTACGTGGTGGTGCCGATGCTCGACGGGCGCGTCCGGCTGGCCGAGCCGGGCGGCATCGAGCGCGTCGTCGCCATGAAGGCAGGTGAGCCCTACTACCGCGCCGCTGGCGTCGAGCACGACGTCATCAACGCGGGTGACGCGGACTATGTCTTCATCGAGGTCGAATTCAAATAG
- a CDS encoding aminotransferase class III-fold pyridoxal phosphate-dependent enzyme yields MQFNANSLEEHWMPFSGNRDFKENPRLVVKAEGCYFWDHKGGKLLDGSSALFNVACGHGRTEISEAVYQQLKTNDYTPHFQLGHPGSFQLAREVAKLTPDGINHVFFANSGSEAIDTALKIVMAYNNARGQNARMRMVTRERAYHGVNIGGVSLSGMVRNRDTFPLTMPYVATIRHTWLPENRYTRGQGEHGGVDLANDLERAVQMYGGQTIAAVFVEPIAGSTGCLVPPKGYLERLREICDQHGILLVFDEVITGFGRLGKPFASQAFGVTPDIMTMAKAITNGAQPMGAVAVKDEIYDTVVNKAPEGAIEFFHGYTYSAHPAACAAGLATMEIYNREKLFDRAAELSSYFLDAVFDLRDLKIVTDIRGYGLMAAIDVATEGGKPGARGTKLQKKLFWEGLHIKFTGDAGIIAPPLVVEKSQIDDLVTILRRTLEAETA; encoded by the coding sequence ATGCAGTTCAATGCGAACTCCCTGGAAGAGCACTGGATGCCGTTCTCCGGCAATCGGGACTTCAAGGAAAACCCCCGGCTCGTCGTAAAGGCCGAGGGCTGCTATTTCTGGGACCACAAGGGCGGCAAGCTGCTCGACGGCTCGTCGGCGCTCTTCAACGTCGCCTGTGGGCACGGCCGCACGGAGATCTCCGAGGCCGTCTACCAGCAGCTCAAGACGAACGACTACACGCCGCATTTCCAGCTCGGCCACCCGGGCTCCTTCCAGCTCGCCCGTGAAGTGGCCAAGCTGACGCCGGACGGCATCAATCACGTGTTCTTCGCCAACTCGGGATCGGAGGCGATCGACACGGCGCTGAAGATCGTGATGGCCTACAACAACGCCCGCGGCCAGAACGCGCGGATGCGCATGGTGACGCGCGAGCGGGCCTACCACGGCGTCAACATCGGCGGCGTCTCGCTGTCGGGCATGGTGCGCAACCGCGACACCTTCCCGCTGACCATGCCGTACGTCGCCACCATCCGGCACACGTGGCTGCCCGAGAACCGCTATACGCGCGGTCAGGGCGAGCACGGCGGCGTCGACCTCGCCAACGATCTCGAGCGGGCCGTGCAGATGTACGGCGGCCAGACGATCGCGGCGGTGTTCGTCGAACCGATCGCGGGCTCGACCGGCTGCCTGGTGCCGCCGAAGGGCTATCTCGAGCGCTTGCGCGAAATCTGCGACCAGCACGGCATCCTGCTGGTGTTCGACGAGGTCATCACCGGCTTCGGGCGGCTCGGCAAGCCGTTCGCCTCGCAGGCCTTCGGCGTCACGCCCGACATCATGACGATGGCCAAGGCGATCACCAATGGCGCTCAACCGATGGGGGCCGTCGCGGTCAAGGACGAGATCTACGACACCGTCGTCAACAAGGCGCCGGAGGGGGCGATCGAGTTCTTCCACGGCTACACCTACTCGGCGCATCCGGCGGCCTGCGCGGCAGGGCTCGCGACCATGGAAATCTACAATCGCGAGAAGCTGTTCGACCGGGCGGCGGAGCTTTCGAGCTACTTCCTCGACGCTGTCTTCGACCTGCGCGACCTCAAGATCGTCACGGATATCCGTGGCTACGGACTGATGGCGGCGATCGACGTGGCAACGGAGGGCGGTAAGCCCGGCGCGCGCGGCACCAAGCTCCAGAAAAAACTTTTCTGGGAAGGGCTGCACATCAAATTCACCGGCGATGCGGGTATCATCGCGCCGCCCCTGGTCGTCGAAAAGTCGCAGATCGACGATCTTGTCACGATCCTGCGTCGCACGCTCGAGGCCGAGACCGCCTGA
- a CDS encoding TSUP family transporter — protein sequence MPLGLGEAGAAFLALAVLGAGFVRGYAGFGFSALVVSASAFVTNPLLVVPVVMLLEIAATVGQAPRAWPDLDRRLTLLLLAGAVVALPLAVALLTLLSVDHLRLVISGFILAISLALLMGWTLRRAIGTGGTFGVGLVSGFANAAAVGGLPVALFMTAQAIPARRFRATMIFYLTAIDLAALPMLWLAGVFTRESVVAALLALPLMVLGVTLGGRRFLSTPPESFRRMVIALLAVLAGLGLAKSLI from the coding sequence TTGCCCCTCGGGCTCGGTGAAGCGGGGGCGGCGTTCCTCGCGCTCGCCGTGCTCGGCGCGGGCTTCGTGCGTGGCTACGCCGGCTTCGGCTTTTCCGCCCTCGTCGTCTCGGCGTCCGCCTTCGTCACCAATCCGCTCCTCGTCGTACCTGTCGTGATGCTCCTCGAGATCGCGGCGACCGTCGGCCAGGCGCCGCGTGCCTGGCCCGACCTCGACCGGCGTCTGACGCTTCTCCTCCTCGCCGGCGCCGTCGTTGCCTTGCCGCTCGCCGTGGCGCTGCTGACGCTGCTTTCGGTTGATCACCTGCGGCTGGTGATCTCGGGCTTCATCCTGGCCATCTCCCTGGCGCTGCTCATGGGCTGGACGTTGCGCCGCGCGATCGGGACGGGCGGCACCTTTGGTGTCGGCCTCGTCTCGGGCTTTGCCAATGCCGCTGCTGTCGGTGGGCTCCCGGTCGCGCTCTTCATGACGGCTCAGGCGATCCCCGCCCGCCGTTTCCGCGCGACCATGATTTTCTATCTGACCGCCATCGATCTCGCGGCCCTGCCGATGCTTTGGCTGGCCGGCGTCTTCACGCGCGAGAGCGTCGTTGCCGCTTTGTTAGCGCTGCCGCTCATGGTGCTCGGCGTCACCCTCGGCGGCCGTCGCTTCCTGTCGACCCCGCCCGAGAGCTTCCGGCGCATGGTGATCGCGCTGCTCGCCGTCCTGGCCGGCCTCGGCCTCGCGAAATCGCTGATTTGA